GCGCGATCACCTCTCCGCGTGGCCCGACGATCTCGGCGAGCTGGACCGCCTTGGTGCCGGGCGCGGCGCAGCAGTCGACCACCGTGTCGTTCGGCTCGGCGCCGAGCAGGAGCGGCACCAGCTGCGAGGCCTCGTCCTGGATCACGTACTCGCCGCGGTCGAAGGCCGGCCCTCGCGAGGGGTCCTTCGCGGCGTTCGTCACGCCCTTCGGCGCGTACGGCGTCGGCACGCCGCCGAGCTCGCGCGCGACCCGCTCGCGCACTCCGTTCGCCGTCACGCGGACGGTGCGCGGCGGCGCCTTCGCGCAGGCCTCGGCGAAGGCGACGGCGTCTTCCGGGCCGAGCTCGGCGACGAGCCGCTCGGCGAGCCAACGAGGCATCGATCCCCACTGCTCGACGTGGCCGATCGGGTCCGCGACCGGATCGGGCCAGACCAGGCGCTGCTCGTCGCGAACACGGATCAGGCCGCGCAGCACCGCGTTGGTGAAACCGGTGGCGCGCTCGAAGCCTACTTTTCGCGCGAGCAACACGGTCTCGTGTACGACCGCGGCGTCCGGGATCGAGTCCAGGCAGAGCAGCTGGTACGCGCCGAGCCGGAGCAGATTTCGCACCTCGGACTCGACCCGGCGCAGCGGGCGGTCGAGCGCCTGGCCGAGCGCCGCATCCACGCGGCCGCGCAGCCGCAGCGTTCCGTAGCTGAGCTCGGTGGCGAGCGCGCGGTCGCGGATCTCGAGCTTCGCCTCGGGAAGCGCCGCGTGCAGCACGATCTCGGCGAAGGCGCGGTCGCGGTCGACGCGCTCGAGCACGAACCAGGCGATGCCGCGGGCGGTGGGGACGAACGGGGTCTCGGTCACGGCGTGCGCGCCTCCTCGGCATCGGGAACCCGGAATCCGCGAAGCAGCTCGTCGGCGCGCATCGGCCGCTTGCCGGCGAGCTGGATCTGCTCGAGCTCGAGATACGCGTCGCCCGCGGCGAGCAGCAGGCGGCCCGCCTCGACGCGAAGCGCGCCGGGCCGCGCGTGGCCGAAGTGGTCGGGGCCGAGCTTCGCGCGCACGATGCGCATGCGCTTGGCGGCGCGGACCAGCTCGATGTCGACCCCCGGCCGCGGCGTGGCCGCGCGGATGCGCCGCAGCAGACGCTCGGCGGGCTGCGTGAAGTCGAGCTGAGCGAAGCCGCGGTCGAGCTTCGGCGCGAGCGTGACGCGCACGGAGCCCTGCGGCGCGAAGACCGCGCGGCCATTCGCGAGCTGGTCCACAGCGTCGAGCAGCGCCTGCGCGGCGAGCTCGGCCAACCGAGCTGAGACCTCGCCGGCGGTCTCGTCCGCGCCGATCGCGGTCTCGCGCACCAGGCACACGTCGCCCGCGTCCATCTCCTTCACCACGCGCATCACCGAGATGCCCGTGCGCGGGTCGCCCGCGTCGATCGCCCACTCGATCGGCGCGGCGCCGCGCCAGCGCGGCAGCAAGCTCGCGTGCGCGTTGATCAAGCCCAGCCGCGGCAACTCGCGCACGCTCTTCGGGATGAACTGTCCGAATGCCACCACGACTCCCAGCTCCGGCTCGCGCGCGCGCATCCACGCGAGCGCGCTCTCGTCTCCGACCTTCTCCGGCTGCAACACATCTACACCGATCTCTGTCGCCGCGATCTTCACCGGCGTTCCGTCCAGGGTCCGGCCGCGCCCGCGCGGACGATCGGGCTGCGACACCACGCCGACCAGGGTGTGCGAGCTCGAGGCGAGCGCCCGAAGAGCCGGCACCGCGAAGTCCGGCGTTCCGAAGTACAGCAGGCGCAAGTCAGCCGTCGGCGTGGCCCGCCGGCTCGCGCTCCTCCTGATCGCGGCGGAGCTGCTTCTTGCGCCGCCGTACGTACAGCTCGCGCTTGAGCTTGCTGATGTGGTCGATGAAGAGGACCCCGTCCAGGTGGTCGATCTCGTGCTGGAAGCAGAACGATTCGAGCTCGGTCGCGTCGAACTCGACTTCCTCCCAGTCCAGAGTGCGCGCGCGCACCACCACGCGCGCGTGGCGCTCGACGTCCGACTTGAAGTCCGGTACCGACAGGCAGCCCTCCTGCTCCGACACCGCTCGGCCCTCGGCCACGCGGATCTCGGGGTTCAGCAGGATGCGCGGGTTGCGCTCGCCGTCCTCGCTCCAGTCCAGGTCCATCACGATCAGGCGCTTGGCGACACCGACCTGCGTCGCCGCCAGGCCGATGCCCGGCTCGTCGTACATGGTCTCGGCCATGTCGTCGGCGAGCGCGCGGAGCGCGTCGTCGATCTCGTGGCGCTCGACCGCCGCGGCCTTCTGGCGCAGCCGGGCGTCGGGGAACTGCAGGACCTGTCGGATCATCGGCCGTATTTCATAGCATTTGCAGGGGGTTGGCATCCAGCCGCAGGGTCACGCCGGCGAAGGCGGGGCCGTGCGCCTGCCGCATCAGCTCGCGCGCGACCACGCGCACGCCCTCGCGCGGGCCGAGCAGGAGCAGCTGCCAGCGGAACTCGTCGCGGATCCGAGTGAGCGGGGCGGGCGCCGGACCGAGCACGCGCACGCTCTCGCCGCCGGTGTCGTCCGAGAGGCAGGTCTTGGCGAGCCCCGCGAGCGCGAGCGCCGCACCCTCGACTGCCGCCGCGCGCTTTCCCGAGAGCGCGACGTGCACGATCTCGGCGAACGGCGGCCAGCCGTGCGGGCGCCGCCGCGCGACCTCTTCGCGGTAGAAGCGCGGGTAGTCGTGCGTGCGCGCCAGCGCGATCGCGTAGTGCTGCGGAAGGAAGGTCTGCAGCACCACGCGCCCCGGCTCCAGCCCGCGGCCGGCGCGGCCCGCCACCTGCGTTAGCAGCTGGAAGGTGCGCTCGCCGGCCCGGAAGTCGGGGAAGTGCAGGCCCAGGTCCGCCGCGACGACACCGACCAGCGTCACGTTCGGGATGTCGTGCCCCTTCGCGACCATCTGCGTGCCGACCAGGATGTCGATCTCGTTTCTGTGGAAGGCGGCCAGGATTCCGCGCTGCGCGCCCTTGAGCCGCGACGTGTCGCGGTCCAGGCGCGCGACGCGCGCGCTCGGGAACGACGTCTTCACCTCTTCCTCGAGCCGCTCGGTGCCGTACGCCACCATTCCGCCCTCGGGGCTGTCGCAGGACGGGCAGCGCGATTTCGGGTCCTCGCGGTAGCCGCAGTAGTGGCAGCGGAGCTCGCCCTCGAGCGGGTCGTCGATGCGCCGCACGCCTTCGGTCGCGTGGTAGACGAGGGAGATGTCGCAGTGCGTGCAGCGCAACGCGAAGCCGCAAGAGAAGCAGTACACGTGCGCCGCGAAGCCGCGCCGATTGAGGAACAGGATCGCCTGCTGGCCGGCGGCGAGCGTCTCGGCCAGCGCCTCGCGAAGCGGCCGCGAGAGCATGCCGCGCTTGGGTCCGCGCGCGCCGGGATTTCCCATGTCCACGATCTGCACCGTCGGCAGCGGCCGGCTCGCCACGCGCTCGGGAAGCGTGAGCCGCGCGTACTCGCCGTGCGCGGAGCGCCAGGCCGTGCCGACGTCGGGCGTCGCGGAGCCGAGCAGCACCGGGCAGCCCTCGCGCTCGGCGCGCGCGAGCGCGACGTCGCGCGCGTGGTAGCGGAAGCCCTCGTCGCTCTTGTACGCGCCGTCGTGCTCCTCGTCGATCACGATCAGACCCAGATCGGTGTAGGGCGCGAAGACCGCCGAGCGCGCGCCGATCGCGATCGGCACGCGGTTCTCGCGGATCAGCCGCCACTGGTCGAAGCGCTCGCCGGCCGAGAGGCCGCTGTGCAGAACCGCGACGCGGTCGCCGAAGCGCGCGCGGAAGCGGTCGACGACCTGGTGCGTGAGCGAGATCTCGGGCACCAGCACGATCACCGAGCGGCCCTTGCGCAGCGCGACGTCGGCCGCGCGCTGGTAGACCTCCGTCTTGCCGCTTCCGGTGATGCCGTAGAGCAGGAAGGTCGAGTCACCTCGCGCCTCGATCGCGCTTGCGATCTCGGCGAGCGCGGTGGTCTGGTGTGGCGTGAGCTCGGGCGCCGCCTCGGTCGGCACGAGCGGATCGTCGGCCGAGCCGCGCACGCGCTCGCGCTCCTCGCAGATCACGTAGCCCGCCTCGACCAGCGCGCGTAGCGCCGGCGTCGAGCGAGCGGGCGCGGGCGCGGGGCCTAGCGCCGAGAGGAGCGCGAGCTGCTTCGGGGCGCGCGCGAGCGCCTGCTCGGCCGAAGCGCGGTCCAGGTCCGGCGCCACGCGGTACACGCGCTCGAGCTTTCGGCGCACCTTGGGCGGATCGGTGCCGGGCGCGCGCGAGACGAAGCCGAGCCGCTCCAGCCGGTCGAGCGCCGCGATCGCGGCGGGAAAGCGCGTGCGGATCTCGGCCTCCGAGCGCGCGCGCCGGCCGAGCGCCCAGAGCACCTGGCCCAGCGTCCCGCGCACCTCTCCTCGCTCGAGCGCGCGAAGACCGGCGGGAAGCAGCGTCACCTTCGTGCCCGGGCGCGACGCCGTGCCGGGCGGGATCGCGGCGGCGAGCGCGATTCCCGGCGGGCAGAGCGCGTCGCGTGCCACGCGGAGCACGGCCTCGAGAAGCGGCTGCGGGAGCACCGGCTCCGCGTCGAGCACCTGGATCACCGCGCGAAGCGTTCCGCGCGCGCGCGGCGCGGTGCCGGATTTCAGCGCGACCACCACGCCCACCACGCGCCGGCCGCCGTGGGGCACGAGCACGCGCGCGCCGGGCTCGGCGGTCTGGCCGTCGAGGAGCGCGTAGTCGAAGGTCTCGTCCAGCGGGACGGGAACGGCGACCTCGACCACGGTCGTGATGCCCATCCCCTGTTTGTACCGCCGCCGCGGCGCGACTCCAAGCGCCGGTCCCTTGCCCGGCTCCCCGGCGCGCCCTACCTGAAGGGCGATGCGCGACATCACCGTCGTCGGCAGCCTGAACATCGACATCTCCGTGCGCGTGCCCCGCTTCGTGCGGCCGGGCGAGACGCTGCGCGCCACCGGCCTGCTGCTCGGCGCAGGCGGCAAAGGCGTGAACCAGGCGATCGCCGCCGCGCGCCTGGGCGGTCGCGTGCACCTGGTCGGCTGCGTGGGCGACGACGAGTTCGCCGCGATTCCGCTTCGCGCGCTGGCCGAAGCGGGCGTGGACGCGACGCACGTCGCGACGCTCGCCGGCCAGCGCACCGGCACCGCGCTGATCACCGTCGACGAGGCGACCGGCCAGAACCAGATCGCCGTCGACGCGGGTGCGAACCGAAGCGTGCGCCCGGAGCACGTGCGCGACGCGGTGCCGGCGTTCCGCGCGTCCGCCGTGCTGCTGGTGCAGCTCGAGCTCCCGCCCGAGACGGTCGAGACCGCGCTCTGGCTCGCGCGCGCGAACCACGTGCGAACCGTGCTCGACCCCGCGCCCGCGCGCGATCTCGCCGACGGCACGCTCGCGCTGGTCGACGTGCTCACGCCCAACGAGAGCGAGGCCGAGGCGCTCACGGGAATCGCGATCGGCAGCGTCGAATCCGCCGCGCAGGCCGGCGCGCGGCTGCAGGCGCGAACCGGCGGCGACGTGGTGGTGAAGCTCGGCGAGCAGGGCTGCGTCTGGGTTCACGCGACCGGCTTCGAGCACGTCGCCGCGCCGCGTGTCCGCGCGCTCGACACCACCGGCGCGGGCGACGCGTTCAACGGCGGGCTCGCGCTCGCGCTCGCGCGGGGCGAGCCGCTCTCTGCCGCGCTTCGCGAGGCCGTGCGCGCGGGCGCCGCCGCGACGCTGCGCCGCGGCGCGGCTGCCGCCATGCCCACCCCCGCCGACCTCTTGGCGCTGCCGGAAGCGCGCTAGACTCGGGCACCGCTCTCGAAGAACGGAGGTCACCGCCATGGACAAGTCCCGCTCGCTCGCCGCCACCGCCCTCACCACGCTGATCGGCCTCTCCGTCGGCCAGATCGCCGAAGCCGCCAGCGCCCAGGCGTCGTCGGGAAACGAGAAGTGCTACGGCGTGGTGAAGAAGGGCCAGAACGACTGCGGCACCGCGAATCACGGCTGCAGCAAGCAGGCGAGCCAGGACGCCGACCCGAACGAGTGGGTCTACCTGCCCAAGGGCAGCTGCGAGAAGATCGTCGGTGGCAGCCTCGCGCCCAAGGACAAGTAGCGCCGCCTCGTCGCTCCCGCGCGCCTGCGGGCTCGGCCTGCGCGCGCCGCACTACGACGCGATCCTGGCCGGCGCGCCCGACGTCCCGTTCTTCGAGGTGCTGGCCGAGAACCACACCACCCTCGGCGACCCCGCGCGCGAGATCCTGACGCGCGTCCGCGAGCGCTGGCCGGTGACGCTTCACTGTGTCGGCATGTCGCTCGGCTCGACCGACCCGCTCGATTTCGAGCACCTGGGCCGGCTGCGCGAGCTCGAGCACCGGCTCGAGCCCGCGCTCGTCTCCGACCACCTGTCTTGGTCGTCGCTGGACGGCCGCTTCCTGCACGACCTTCTGCCGCTGCCCTACCTGGAGGAGTCGATCGCGCACGTCTCCGCGCGCATCGCGCGCGTGCAGGATTTCCTCGGCCGCCGGATCGCGATCGAGAACGTGTCTAGCTACGCGACCTTCGCCGAGTCCGAGCTGGCCGAGTGGGAGTTCCTGTCCGCCGTCGCCGAGCGCGCCGACTGCTCGATCCTGCTCGACGTGAACAACGTGCACGTCTCGGCGGTGAATCACGGCTTCTCGGCCGAGACCTACCTGGACGCGCTCCCGCGCGAGCGCGTGGCGCAGCTGCACATCGCCGGGTTCTCGCGCGGCCGCGAGCTGCTGCTCGATTCGCACGGCGCCGCGATCGACCCGGCCGTCTGGCGCCTGCTCGAGCTCGCGCTCGAGCGGTTCGGCGCACTCCCGTTCGTACTCGAGCGCGACCGCAACATCCCGCCGCTCTCCGAGCTGCTCGACGAGGCGAAGAAGGCGAGCGCGCTGATCGCGCGGCGAGTGACTCGCGATGATCTGGAGTGACTTCCATGCTGCGTGAGCTGCAGCGCCGCTTCGTGCGCGACATGCTCGCGGGCGAGTCATGGGTGCACCCGTACCGAGAGAACCTGCTCTGCGGCCACGCCGAGGCGCTCGAATCGCTGTACCCCGTGTGCCGCCGCCTGGTCGGCGACGAGTTCTTCCGCGCCGCCGCCCGCCGCTTCGCTCTCGGTCATCCCGCTTCCTCGCCCGATCTGAACGACTACGGCGCCGAGCTGGCCGACTTCTTCGCCGGCTTCGAGCCCGCGCGCGCCCTGCCCTACCTGCCCGACGTCGCGCGCTTGGAGCGGGCGCTGCACCGCGCGCTGCTCGCGCCGGTTCCGCCGAGGGTCGACCTCGCGGCGCTCGCGCAGGTGCCCGAGGCGCGCCGCGGCCAGGTGCGCTTCGCGCTCGCGCCCGGCGTCGCGCTGCTCGAGTCCCGCTACCCCGCCGACCGGATCTGGCTCACCAACCAGCCCGGCTACACCGGCGAGGATCGCGTCGACCTGTCCGAGGGCGGCGTGCGGCTGGCCGTCTGGTTCACGCCGGACGGCGAGCCCGCGCTCGAGCGGCTCGTCCCGGCCGAGCTCCAGCTGCTCGCCGGCTTCGAGCGCGGACTCACGCTCGACGACGCGTGCGCGTCCTGGCCAGGCACGAGTCAGGAGCTGGCCGGATTCCTCGCCCGAGCGGTGCAGCGCGGGTGGATCGGGTCGGCGCGGGTCGGGTGAGCCGCGATTGGATCGCGGCGAACCAGCGCGGCGTGCGGTCCGCGCCGCGGAATGGTTCGGTCTCACCTCCGCGGAGCGAGCCTCCGCGGAGACCGCGGGGATTCAGACCGCGTCCGAACGCCGGCGCCTACGGCCGGTCGGTTGCGTTCCACGCCATCGCTCCCGTGATCCAGTGGGTGATCTCCTCCTGCTGGTCGTTCCTGTGCAGGTGGCGGGGCGGCTGCGCGAAGGTCTCGTAGGGGCGACACCGCAGGACGACGCGGCCCTCCTTCTCCGCCATCGCCTGCACCACCGGCCGAGCCTCCGCGGGCAGCGGTTTCCCCGACATGCGGCCGCCGACAGCCATCATGACGTCGACCACCAGCGCGGGATCGGTCTCCAGCCGCGCGTCGCAGTAGACCTGCAGGTACGCGAAGGGCCAGCGCTCGTCGAGAATGCAGAGGCTGATCTTTCCCGAGCGCGCCACTGCCTTCGCCTTGGCCCGGCCTCCCATCGTGGAGACGAGGAGCTCGTCGCCGTCGGTCGGCACGTAGTAGACCACCGACATCGCCGGCCCGTCGGAGCGCCGCTCGTAACCGAAGATGCAGGTGCGGTGCGTGCGGACGAACTCGCGGCGCTCGGATGGGAGCATGTCGCGGTCGGTCGGAGCGGTGAACGGGGCGGGCGAGAGCGGGAGGATGCGCATCGAGTTCTCCTCTACAAGAGTCTTGTTATCGATCGATAATAGACTATGCTCGCCCGATGGGTCAAGCGCAGAAGCGCCGTCGTCGGCTGCGCCGATCGCGCGGGGACATCCGCGAGCGCTTGCTCGACGCCGCCCTCGTGGAGTTCGGAGCGAAGGGGTTCGACGGCGCCTCGACGCGCGCCATCGCCGAGCGCATCGACGCCCACCAGCCTCAGATCCACTACCACTTCGAATCGAAGGAGGCGCTCTGGAGAGCGGCGGTGGATCACCTCTTCGCGGAGCTCGGTCGCGCCATGGAGGGGCTCGACTTCGGAGCGGATCCGGCCCGGACCACCGCGATCGATACGCTCGCGGACGGGTTCGCCGAGCTGATCCGGCGCTTCGTGCGTTTCGCGGCTGCAAGGCCCGAGCTGAACCAGATCATGCTGCACGAGGCAACCGCCAGGAGCGCGAGGCTTCGCTGGATGACCGACCGGCACGTTCGGCCGCTCTACGACGCCGTACGCGTGCTCTGGCGCCGCCTGCGCGAGGCGGGGATCGCCGCGCCCATCGACGATGCGATGTTTCATTACGTGTTGGTGGGCGCCGCGTCACTCCCCTACGTGAACGCTCCGGAGGTGCGCCTGCTGACGAAAGCGGAGCCGACTGACCCCTCCTGGGTGGAGAGGCATGCGGACGGGCTCGTCGCGACCTTCCTGCCGAATCGAAGCTGATCTCCGGGGAGAGCTACCGACTCCGCGTCTCGGCGGAGCCGCAGCGCTTGCGCGCGCCCCCGTGCGACAATCGCTGCCGATGAGCCAGCTCGACCCGAAGGTGATGACCGTGCGTGGACCCGTGGCGCCGGAAGCGCTCGGCCTCACGTCGCTGCACGAGCACATCCTGTGCGATCTGTCCGCGTGCTACCGCGATCGGTTCCGGAAGATCCTGCCGGCCGAGATGGAGATGCCGGACGGGCCGTTCGAGATCGGGGAGCGCTCGACGCTGCGGCACGCGATGCTGCTGTCGAGCAGCAACCTTCGGCTGGACGACGAGAAGGTGATGACGGCCGAGGTCGCGGACTTCGCGGCGGCGGGCGGGGGCGCGATCGTCGAGACCGGCTCGCCGGGGATCCGCACCGGCCAGGACGTGCGCGCGTTCGCGCGCATCTCGCAGGCGACCGGCGTGCACATCGTGGCGTGCACGGGGCTGTACGCGGAGGACAGCTGGCCGGAGCGCTTCCGGGGTTTGTCGGAAGCGCAGTACGCGGACTACCTGCGCGGCGAGATCGCGAGCGGGATCGACGGCTCGGGAATCCTGCCGGGCCAGATCAAGGTCGCGTACGAGGGACGAAGCGCCGACGCGGACGCGTACCTGCGCGCGGCGGCGCGCGTCTCGCGCGAGTCGGGGCTCTCGCTGCAGGTGCACGTGGGCTTGCTTCAGTCGAACCCCGAGCTGCGCGAGTCGTTCCTGCCGCTCCTGTACGGGAGCGAGTGCGTGCCGGAGCGGACGGTGATCTGCCACGTCGAGAACTGGCTGGGGTCGCTGCCCCTGCAACAGATCGTGCTCGAGCCACGGCTTGCGGCGCAGGACTTGACGTTACACCGCGAGGTGTTGGACCGCGGCTTCCACGTCTGCTTCACCTGCATCGGCGCGGAGTGGGACCTGGAGGAGCTCGGCTTCGCGCACCGGCCCGACTGGTTCTACCTGGCGGGACTGGTGGCGCTGATCCGCGAGGGCTACGCGGACCAGCTCACGATCGGACACGACGTGTTCACCAAGCTCTGCACGCGCCGCGGCGGCGGCGAGGGCTACACGCGGATCCCCCGCTTCGTGCTGCCCCTGCTCGGACGCTGCGGGGTGTCCGACGCGGATGTCCGCAAGCTCACGGTCGAGAATCCGGCGCGGCTTCTGGCGCAGTGAGTCGTGCGAAGCCTCGGTCACAGGCTCGCCCTCGCCGCGCTGCTCCTGGCCATGCTCGGGCCGGAGACCGCGCTCGCGGCGGTCGACAAGTGCGGCGCGGATCGGGCCAAGGCTCTCGGCAAGCACGCGGCCGCGGGGCTCGATTGCCACTCACGCGCGGCTGGATCCGGCGCAGCCGTAGACACCGCGTGCCTGGCGAAGGCGCAGACGCGACTCGCCGACGCGTTCGCGAAGCTCGAAGCCAAAGGCTGCACGCCAGGCGACGCTTTTGACGGAGCGGAGAGCGCTGCCGAGTTCTGGAAGGCCGCCGCCGCACGGCTCCGCACGGGGGCGGGCGCGGCCGATTCCTGCGCCGCGGCCAAGCTGCGCGGCGCGGGGCGGCACGCGCGCGACGCGTTCGAGTGTCACGCGAAGGCGCTGAGTAGAGACTTGCCGCGCGACGCCGCGTGCTTCGCGCGCGCGCGCCAGCGCTTCCACGCCGAGCTCGCCCGCGCCGAGCGGCGAGGCGGCTGCCTCACGCTCGACGACGGCGCGCCGCTCGAGCGCGAAGCCGACGCGCACGTGGCTCGCGCGCTCGACCTCGCGCTCTGCGCCGACCTGGTCGAGGACGACGTGCCCGGCGCCTGGAGCGCGAGCGCCGTCGGCGGCTACCCGACCGAGCTCTCCGCGCTCGCGCCCGACGACGCGCTGGTGGGAAGCGCTGCGCTGCGCGCCGAGACGACCGCGCTCTTCGGCTGGACGCTGCGCCACGCCGCGCCCGGGCCGCTCGACGTCTCGGAGGGAATCGCGAGCGAGCTGCGCTTCGCGGTTCGCGCCGAGAACACCAACACACCGACCTGGCAGGGAAGCTGGCCGGCGCTCACCCTCGAAGACGCGTTCGGGCGGCGGCGGCGCTACGAGCCGACCGCCCCGCGGCTTCCCGACGACGGCTTCCTCTGGCGCCCGATCTCGGTGCCGCTGGACGGAGGCGCGGGCTGGACTACGAGCGGCGACGAGAGCTTCGACCGCACGGCCGTGGCCGCGGTCGAGCTCGAGGCCGACACCTGGGGCGCAGGATTCCGGATCGAGCTCGATGGGCTCGCCGCGGTCGGGCCGACCTGCCGCGCGCCGTGTGACTGCGGCGCGCACGGGAGCTGCGGCGAGTCACTCGCCTGCGAGTGCGACCTGGGCTACTCGGGCGCGCGCTGCGACGAGTGCGCGTACGGCTGGGGCGAGGGTCCGGGCGACACCTGCGCGCTCGAGAGCGACGGCGGAGCCACGGTCTGGCCCAACGCCTACGCGCCCGCGAACTCGAGCCCGTGGCTCGCCGCGCACCACGACGACGTCGTGCGCCTCGAGCCGACGGTGCTGGTGCTGAACTTCGTGAACCCGAGCTCGCCGGGCGCGGTGCGGACGCTGGTCGACGGCGTGATCGCGGGGCTCGCGGAGGGATCGCGCGAGCGCGGCGACGAGATCCCGGGCGCGACCCCGCAGCTCGAGTACCGCATCTTCGGCGACGCGGTGATCGATCTTCGCGACGGCGTCGAAGGGCGCGATCCCGCGCCGCCCGGCTGGCCGTACCAGAACTCGACGCTCTACCCGCGCCGGCCGGACGGCGAGCCCGGCGCCTGGCGCTTCGACTACGCGGAGCTCTTCGACCAGGACTTCGCCGAGCACTACGGAGTGATCGATCCGAACGACCCGGGCCGCTACCTCGAGCTCTGCGAGCTGGCCGAGCGCGGGCTGGTGCACGACGTCTGGGTGGTCGGCTCGGGCGATGTCCCGGACGCGGGCGCGGCCGAGGTCCTCGAATCCAAGCCTCTTTACGATTCGGCGGGAAACCGCGTGGGCGAGGGCTTCGACCGCTGCGCGGGAAACGGCTGCTTCGATCTGGACGTGCCGGTCTGCGGCGTGAGCCTGCGCGTCGGATTCGTGAACTACAGCCGAGGCCCCGGCTGCTACATCCACTCACAGGCGCACGGGATCGAGTCGACTGCCGCGCGCGCGGTCACGCCGGGACTCACGGCGTGGTTCGACCGCTTCGCGGGATTCGATCTGGACACGCGCTGGGGTCTGCCGCTGCCGAGCCTGTACGGGGTGTCCTGTCCGTCGCCGCCGTGCATCGAGCACCCGACGCCGTCGTCGCTCGCGCTTCAGACGTACGACGGCGCGCACGAGCGCGATCCGTTCGACGCGGTCTGCGGCAACGTGCACTTCCCGCCGAACGCCGAGTCGGGCTACGACTACGCGAACCCCGACGCCGTGCTCTCGAGCTGCCGCGGCTTCGGGACGACGGGCGAGCGCGCGCCCGTCTCGGCGCAGGACTGGAGCGCGTACTCGGACTACGGCGACTGCGGCGGCGAGTTCCTGGTCTGGTGGATGCAGCGAATGCCCGGCGCCTCGGGCACGCGCGCTTTCGGCGACGGCCGTCCCATGCGCTCGGTCTGGCCGTACCTGTTCTACTGACCCGGCACTACGAGCCGTCGGCGCGCCAGGTCAGCACCTCGCCGCCGCGGCCGAGCAGCACGCTGCCCGGGAACACGCGCAGCCGCCACGGCTCGAGGCGAAGCGCGGCGAAGCTCGCGTCGGTGGGCTTGGTCCAGCCGGGGATGATGGCGGGGTCGTAGCCGACCGGCGCGGGCGCGTCGCGGAACAGGTTCCAGACGCGCGTTCGCGTCTCGTCGTCGAACGCCCACTCGGCGCGGCACTCGGCCAGACAGGTGTCCTGCGTGGTCGCCCAGTAGTTGAGCGAGAGATACGGGCTCTGCGCCAGGTGCGCCCGCTTCAGCGGCGTGGGGCCGGTGGCGATCCAGCCCGAGAGCTTTGCTCCGTCCCAGACCCAGATCGGGTGCAGCACGCGCGAGC
Above is a window of Deltaproteobacteria bacterium DNA encoding:
- the def gene encoding peptide deformylase gives rise to the protein MIRQVLQFPDARLRQKAAAVERHEIDDALRALADDMAETMYDEPGIGLAATQVGVAKRLIVMDLDWSEDGERNPRILLNPEIRVAEGRAVSEQEGCLSVPDFKSDVERHARVVVRARTLDWEEVEFDATELESFCFQHEIDHLDGVLFIDHISKLKRELYVRRRKKQLRRDQEEREPAGHADG
- a CDS encoding methionyl-tRNA formyltransferase translates to MRRSASRRATPTADLRLLYFGTPDFAVPALRALASSSHTLVGVVSQPDRPRGRGRTLDGTPVKIAATEIGVDVLQPEKVGDESALAWMRAREPELGVVVAFGQFIPKSVRELPRLGLINAHASLLPRWRGAAPIEWAIDAGDPRTGISVMRVVKEMDAGDVCLVRETAIGADETAGEVSARLAELAAQALLDAVDQLANGRAVFAPQGSVRVTLAPKLDRGFAQLDFTQPAERLLRRIRAATPRPGVDIELVRAAKRMRIVRAKLGPDHFGHARPGALRVEAGRLLLAAGDAYLELEQIQLAGKRPMRADELLRGFRVPDAEEARTP
- a CDS encoding DUF2282 domain-containing protein — encoded protein: MDKSRSLAATALTTLIGLSVGQIAEAASAQASSGNEKCYGVVKKGQNDCGTANHGCSKQASQDADPNEWVYLPKGSCEKIVGGSLAPKDK
- the priA gene encoding primosomal protein N' gives rise to the protein MSMFRLPTTVMSRIALQVGRAGEPGKGPALGVAPRRRYKQGMGITTVVEVAVPVPLDETFDYALLDGQTAEPGARVLVPHGGRRVVGVVVALKSGTAPRARGTLRAVIQVLDAEPVLPQPLLEAVLRVARDALCPPGIALAAAIPPGTASRPGTKVTLLPAGLRALERGEVRGTLGQVLWALGRRARSEAEIRTRFPAAIAALDRLERLGFVSRAPGTDPPKVRRKLERVYRVAPDLDRASAEQALARAPKQLALLSALGPAPAPARSTPALRALVEAGYVICEERERVRGSADDPLVPTEAAPELTPHQTTALAEIASAIEARGDSTFLLYGITGSGKTEVYQRAADVALRKGRSVIVLVPEISLTHQVVDRFRARFGDRVAVLHSGLSAGERFDQWRLIRENRVPIAIGARSAVFAPYTDLGLIVIDEEHDGAYKSDEGFRYHARDVALARAEREGCPVLLGSATPDVGTAWRSAHGEYARLTLPERVASRPLPTVQIVDMGNPGARGPKRGMLSRPLREALAETLAAGQQAILFLNRRGFAAHVYCFSCGFALRCTHCDISLVYHATEGVRRIDDPLEGELRCHYCGYREDPKSRCPSCDSPEGGMVAYGTERLEEEVKTSFPSARVARLDRDTSRLKGAQRGILAAFHRNEIDILVGTQMVAKGHDIPNVTLVGVVAADLGLHFPDFRAGERTFQLLTQVAGRAGRGLEPGRVVLQTFLPQHYAIALARTHDYPRFYREEVARRRPHGWPPFAEIVHVALSGKRAAAVEGAALALAGLAKTCLSDDTGGESVRVLGPAPAPLTRIRDEFRWQLLLLGPREGVRVVARELMRQAHGPAFAGVTLRLDANPLQML
- the rbsK gene encoding ribokinase — translated: MRDITVVGSLNIDISVRVPRFVRPGETLRATGLLLGAGGKGVNQAIAAARLGGRVHLVGCVGDDEFAAIPLRALAEAGVDATHVATLAGQRTGTALITVDEATGQNQIAVDAGANRSVRPEHVRDAVPAFRASAVLLVQLELPPETVETALWLARANHVRTVLDPAPARDLADGTLALVDVLTPNESEAEALTGIAIGSVESAAQAGARLQARTGGDVVVKLGEQGCVWVHATGFEHVAAPRVRALDTTGAGDAFNGGLALALARGEPLSAALREAVRAGAAATLRRGAAAAMPTPADLLALPEAR
- the rsmB gene encoding 16S rRNA (cytosine(967)-C(5))-methyltransferase RsmB, with product MPGARDRDRRGRDRRRGLSSVGRARRAGAARRCGPAREWPRGLRAAGLRARHARAEARPRLRSARLHAARRASAAAHPRGHAAAGGRHRAGPRRQAHAHRAREARPRPLRPRAARRASRRGGPPAARRGRRVSRARADPARRQAADARRRAASRIPGSRCRGGAHAVTETPFVPTARGIAWFVLERVDRDRAFAEIVLHAALPEAKLEIRDRALATELSYGTLRLRGRVDAALGQALDRPLRRVESEVRNLLRLGAYQLLCLDSIPDAAVVHETVLLARKVGFERATGFTNAVLRGLIRVRDEQRLVWPDPVADPIGHVEQWGSMPRWLAERLVAELGPEDAVAFAEACAKAPPRTVRVTANGVRERVARELGGVPTPYAPKGVTNAAKDPSRGPAFDRGEYVIQDEASQLVPLLLGAEPNDTVVDCCAAPGTKAVQLAEIVGPRGEVIALEQNRTRMALIYKSAQRLGLHNVRPLERDVAKGFDLKGPSFYRRILVDAPCSGLGTLRRNPDARWRVRPEEIPRCAERALEILSSAGRYVEEGGSLVYSVCTFTPEETRGVVSRFLESAKEFRIDDPRPFLPEPAHVLVTAENELSTWPQRHGCDGFFAVRLVRA